One Mucilaginibacter ginkgonis genomic region harbors:
- a CDS encoding DUF420 domain-containing protein yields MQFNDKLIFRLVTAISVFVFVVVVILESKVIPAPTVLPAFTPFLPKLNATLNGTCSLLLIISLWCIMHGKVTAHKRINILAFCLSALFLVSYILFHWLAPETKYGDLNGDHILSADEKAASGNIRYVYYLILVTHIILAAGVLPLILLSFYRGLQMQVEKHRKLVRWTFPIWLYVTITGVIVYILISPYYRF; encoded by the coding sequence ATGCAATTCAACGACAAACTAATATTCCGCCTTGTAACTGCTATTTCAGTCTTCGTCTTTGTAGTTGTTGTTATACTCGAAAGTAAAGTAATACCTGCACCCACGGTGTTGCCCGCGTTCACACCTTTTCTGCCGAAGTTAAACGCAACATTAAACGGTACCTGCAGTCTGTTGCTCATCATTTCGCTTTGGTGTATTATGCACGGTAAGGTAACCGCGCATAAGCGCATTAATATCCTGGCGTTTTGCCTGTCGGCTTTGTTTCTGGTGTCTTACATTCTGTTCCACTGGCTTGCCCCGGAAACCAAGTATGGCGACCTAAACGGCGATCATATATTATCAGCAGATGAGAAGGCAGCATCAGGGAACATCAGGTATGTTTATTACCTCATTTTAGTAACACACATTATACTCGCCGCCGGAGTTTTACCGCTTATTTTATTGAGCTTTTACCGAGGCTTGCAAATGCAGGTTGAAAAACACCGTAAGCTAGTGAGGTGGACGTTCCCAATATGGCTGTATGTAACCATAACCGGTGTAATTGTTTACATACTGATATCGCCTTATTACCGTTTTTAA
- a CDS encoding cytochrome c oxidase subunit I: MSTLAVEGHYGTEHHDHGHDDHAHHDTFLTKYVFSQDHKMIAKQFLITGITMAVIAMILSILFRIQLAYPDKSFPLLETLLGRFAPDGRISTDFYLSLVTIHGTIMVFFVLTAGLSGTFSNLLIPLQLGARDMASPFMNMLSYWLFFGASVVMLSSFIVQKGPASGGWTIYPPLSALPKAMPGSAEGMTLWLVSMVMFIASSLLGAINYVSTVLNMRTKGMDLWKMPLTIWAFFLTAILGILAFPVLVAGVVLLIFDRSVGTSFYLSDIVLAGKVMNFEGGSPILFQHLFWFLGHPEVYIVIMPAMGIASEVMSVNSRKPIFGYHAMVYSLIGITVLSFIVWGHHMFVTGMNPFLGGVFMITTLIIAVPSAVKTFNWLATLWRGNIRFTPAMLFAIGLVSFFISGGITGIFLGNAALDINLHDTYFVVAHFHLVMGSAAIFGMLAGVYHWFPRMFGRMMDERLGYLHFWLTFIGAYLVFFPMHFMGLDGVPRRYYAFTEIESLKKWVSVNTFITWSAIMAAVAQVAFLFNFIHSIFFGKKSVQNPWNATTLEWTAPVERIHGNWPGEIPTVYRWAYDYSKPGADEDFIQQTVPYSETMTSNLPHDFEDNPIGLGNYNDWLKNQNPQEEVK; this comes from the coding sequence ATGTCTACATTAGCAGTTGAAGGTCACTACGGAACAGAACATCATGACCACGGTCATGATGATCATGCTCACCACGATACCTTTTTAACCAAATACGTTTTCAGCCAGGATCATAAAATGATCGCTAAGCAATTCCTTATTACGGGTATTACTATGGCGGTTATCGCGATGATCTTATCTATACTTTTCCGTATCCAGCTGGCTTACCCCGATAAAAGCTTTCCTTTGCTGGAGACTTTATTAGGCCGCTTTGCACCTGATGGCCGCATCAGCACAGACTTTTATCTGTCCCTGGTAACTATCCACGGTACTATCATGGTATTCTTTGTGTTGACAGCCGGTTTGAGCGGTACTTTCAGTAACCTGCTTATTCCTCTGCAATTAGGTGCCCGCGATATGGCTTCGCCGTTTATGAATATGCTTTCTTACTGGTTGTTCTTCGGTGCAAGCGTTGTGATGTTAAGCTCATTCATTGTACAAAAAGGCCCTGCAAGCGGTGGCTGGACAATTTATCCGCCGTTATCTGCACTACCTAAAGCAATGCCCGGTTCTGCCGAAGGTATGACCTTATGGTTGGTAAGTATGGTGATGTTCATCGCCTCGTCATTATTAGGCGCTATCAACTATGTTAGTACCGTATTGAACATGCGTACCAAAGGCATGGACCTTTGGAAAATGCCGTTAACCATCTGGGCGTTTTTCTTAACCGCTATCCTGGGTATCCTTGCATTCCCTGTGCTTGTTGCAGGTGTAGTGTTATTGATATTTGACCGCAGCGTTGGTACCAGTTTCTACTTATCAGATATTGTACTGGCTGGCAAAGTAATGAACTTTGAAGGCGGTAGCCCGATATTGTTCCAGCACTTGTTCTGGTTCCTGGGCCACCCCGAAGTATATATCGTTATTATGCCAGCAATGGGTATCGCTTCAGAGGTAATGAGTGTAAACAGCCGCAAACCAATCTTCGGTTACCACGCTATGGTTTACTCGCTTATCGGTATTACGGTATTATCTTTTATCGTGTGGGGCCACCACATGTTTGTAACGGGTATGAATCCGTTCCTGGGTGGTGTGTTTATGATCACAACGTTGATCATCGCGGTGCCATCGGCGGTTAAGACATTTAACTGGCTTGCTACGTTGTGGCGTGGTAACATCAGGTTTACACCTGCGATGCTTTTCGCTATAGGTTTGGTATCATTTTTTATCTCTGGTGGTATTACCGGTATATTCCTGGGTAATGCTGCACTCGATATTAACTTACATGATACTTATTTTGTTGTTGCCCACTTCCACCTGGTAATGGGTTCTGCAGCTATATTTGGTATGCTTGCAGGTGTTTACCATTGGTTCCCGCGAATGTTTGGCCGTATGATGGACGAGCGTTTGGGCTACCTTCACTTCTGGCTTACTTTCATTGGCGCTTACCTGGTATTCTTCCCAATGCACTTTATGGGCCTTGACGGTGTGCCACGTCGTTACTACGCATTTACAGAGATCGAATCTTTAAAGAAATGGGTATCTGTGAATACGTTTATAACCTGGTCTGCTATTATGGCGGCAGTTGCACAGGTAGCGTTCTTGTTTAACTTTATCCATTCTATATTCTTTGGTAAAAAATCTGTTCAAAACCCTTGGAATGCTACAACGCTTGAGTGGACCGCACCAGTTGAACGCATCCACGGTAACTGGCCGGGCGAAATTCCAACTGTTTACCGTTGGGCTTATGATTACAGCAAGCCGGGTGCAGATGAAGACTTTATACAGCAGACCGTGCCTTATTCTGAGACCATGACATCAAATTTGCCTCACGACTTTGAGGACAACCCGATTGGCCTGGGCAATTACAACGACTGGTTGAAGAACCAGAATCCCCAAGAAGAAGTAAAATAA
- a CDS encoding SCO family protein: MGRASAVLKKILILALILALPGFLYYLLTVKGKNRYKPLPKFGPKEVAKTGHKFHGKYIPDTIFHKLPAFSLTNRDGQTVTDKTFDGKIFVAGFFYTHCPQVCIEVNSNVDSLVKGYAKNKMLRFVSITIDPHNDSPAVLAKYASKFESANKWYFLTGDTATINNLAANGFYLNAVHTPDGQFIVDDKLVLIDQEKRIRGYYHGTSIADMNRLNDEIKVLIAEELRKIKAPEM; the protein is encoded by the coding sequence ATGGGTAGAGCATCCGCTGTATTAAAAAAGATATTGATCCTGGCACTCATACTTGCGTTGCCGGGATTTTTATATTATTTACTTACCGTTAAGGGCAAAAACAGGTATAAACCGCTGCCGAAATTTGGCCCTAAAGAGGTTGCCAAAACGGGACACAAATTTCACGGCAAGTATATTCCTGATACCATCTTTCATAAACTGCCTGCCTTTAGCCTCACTAACCGCGACGGTCAAACGGTTACTGATAAAACCTTCGACGGGAAAATATTCGTTGCCGGATTCTTTTATACCCATTGCCCGCAGGTTTGTATCGAAGTAAATAGCAACGTTGATAGTCTGGTTAAAGGATACGCTAAAAATAAAATGCTGCGCTTTGTGTCGATCACCATTGACCCGCACAACGACAGCCCGGCTGTACTTGCCAAATACGCGTCCAAATTTGAGTCGGCTAATAAATGGTATTTCCTTACAGGCGATACTGCGACAATAAATAACCTTGCCGCAAACGGTTTTTATCTGAATGCCGTACATACACCCGACGGTCAGTTTATCGTTGATGATAAACTGGTTTTGATCGATCAGGAGAAACGCATCAGGGGGTATTACCACGGAACGTCCATCGCTGACATGAACCGCCTGAATGACGAGATCAAAGTTTTAATAGCCGAGGAACTAAGAAAAATTAAAGCACCCGAAATGTAA
- a CDS encoding DUF2461 domain-containing protein, with amino-acid sequence MISQATFNFIKDVTANNDREWFAENKIRYDQARENMIDFTAAMLAELAKTDAGVKEVDPKKAVQRIYRDIRFSKNKTPYKNHFGVSFASKASKPDTTGYYLHIMPLGSFVGGGIWQPQSENIKAIRQEIDYNGAAFKEIVDSKKWIDTFGEFRNGNSLKTTPKGYDTDHEDIALLKLKDFIGMHNISTTALTKKESYKTVANVLEQIYPLNEFLNNAIA; translated from the coding sequence ATGATCAGCCAAGCCACCTTTAATTTTATTAAAGATGTAACTGCCAATAACGACCGCGAATGGTTTGCCGAAAACAAAATCCGTTATGACCAGGCGCGCGAAAATATGATCGATTTTACGGCGGCCATGCTTGCGGAACTGGCTAAGACAGACGCCGGCGTAAAGGAAGTAGATCCCAAAAAGGCCGTACAAAGAATTTACCGCGACATTCGCTTCAGCAAAAATAAAACGCCATACAAAAATCATTTTGGGGTATCATTTGCTTCTAAAGCCAGCAAACCCGACACTACAGGATATTACCTGCACATTATGCCATTGGGCTCATTCGTTGGCGGGGGTATATGGCAGCCGCAATCAGAAAATATTAAGGCCATTCGCCAGGAGATCGATTATAATGGCGCCGCGTTTAAAGAGATAGTCGACAGTAAAAAATGGATCGATACCTTCGGCGAATTTAGAAACGGAAATAGTCTGAAGACAACACCGAAAGGATATGACACAGATCACGAAGATATTGCGTTATTAAAGCTGAAAGACTTTATCGGCATGCACAACATCAGCACAACTGCTCTTACAAAAAAGGAAAGCTACAAAACTGTGGCCAATGTGCTGGAGCAGATATATCCGCTAAATGAGTTTTTAAATAATGCTATCGCTTAA
- a CDS encoding cytochrome c oxidase subunit II, whose protein sequence is MAFRKLININKFFAALTLLLLSATGVWAQATVNATTPAATEKANVWVGPGYYVLLFLVICLAIAIIGKILKVYDITQQIQHKEPIKLNNLMAYFFIAFLVIGMIGVWWSFSVQGSMILPESASLHGIKIDHMFWITFGITVIVFIGTQILLFGFAFKYRGSEKRKAYYLPHNNTIEKVWTIIPAIVLTVLVVFGFFTWREITNTVDAKGEKASLNIDITGHQFAWEVRYPGRDGQLGRKSYKLITGTNKLGVDFQDRHSLDDLAADTIVLPVNKSIRINILAQDVIHSMYMPNFRVQMNAVPGLPTFFKFVPIITTNDMRNRLDDPTFEYRMYCNKICGGSHYNMQKVVRVVSQAEYQVWLAHQKPYLSDALKKELKMADAGSVKSDNKRLALNN, encoded by the coding sequence ATGGCATTCAGAAAACTCATAAATATAAACAAGTTCTTTGCTGCATTAACCTTGCTTTTATTATCTGCAACAGGTGTTTGGGCACAGGCTACTGTTAACGCTACTACCCCTGCAGCGACCGAAAAGGCAAACGTTTGGGTGGGCCCCGGTTACTACGTATTGCTGTTTTTGGTGATATGCCTTGCAATTGCCATAATTGGTAAAATACTTAAGGTTTATGACATTACCCAGCAGATACAACATAAAGAGCCTATAAAATTGAATAACCTTATGGCTTATTTCTTTATTGCCTTTTTGGTGATAGGTATGATTGGTGTTTGGTGGTCGTTCTCTGTTCAAGGCAGCATGATCTTGCCGGAATCTGCTTCATTGCACGGTATTAAAATTGACCACATGTTTTGGATCACTTTTGGTATCACCGTTATCGTATTTATCGGCACACAGATACTGTTGTTCGGCTTCGCATTTAAATACCGCGGTTCTGAAAAACGCAAAGCATACTATTTGCCGCATAATAATACCATTGAGAAGGTTTGGACAATCATTCCTGCTATCGTGTTAACGGTACTGGTTGTGTTTGGCTTCTTTACATGGAGAGAGATCACTAACACTGTTGACGCTAAAGGCGAAAAGGCTTCGTTAAACATTGATATTACAGGGCACCAGTTTGCATGGGAAGTACGTTACCCCGGTCGGGACGGTCAGTTAGGCAGAAAAAGCTATAAACTGATCACAGGAACAAATAAATTGGGTGTCGATTTTCAGGATCGTCATAGCCTCGATGATTTAGCGGCTGACACTATCGTACTCCCTGTTAACAAATCTATCCGCATTAATATTTTAGCGCAAGATGTTATACATAGTATGTACATGCCAAACTTCCGCGTGCAGATGAATGCTGTACCGGGCTTGCCTACCTTCTTTAAATTTGTACCTATTATCACTACCAATGATATGCGCAACAGGCTTGACGATCCAACGTTTGAGTATCGCATGTATTGTAACAAGATCTGCGGTGGAAGCCACTATAACATGCAAAAAGTAGTACGCGTGGTATCTCAGGCAGAGTATCAGGTATGGCTTGCACATCAAAAACCATATCTGTCAGACGCTTTGAAAAAAGAGTTGAAAATGGCAGATGCAGGTTCTGTAAAAAGTGATAATAAAAGGTTAGCGTTAAACAATTAA
- a CDS encoding DUF983 domain-containing protein translates to MSQTPKLKAMLQAKCPRCRRGDMFTGATYSFKGRMNELCPRCGMKFEIEPGYFYAAMYVSYALNVAESVTLGVATYVLTGNTTSPWLYLATILGGCFLLSPFNYRYSRIILLYWLSPKVHYQPQLDTDDQPSHL, encoded by the coding sequence GTGAGCCAGACCCCAAAGTTAAAAGCCATGCTGCAAGCAAAATGTCCGCGGTGCCGCCGCGGCGACATGTTTACAGGAGCAACCTACAGCTTTAAAGGTAGGATGAACGAATTGTGCCCGCGCTGCGGAATGAAATTCGAAATAGAACCCGGCTACTTTTATGCCGCCATGTATGTAAGCTATGCGCTTAACGTAGCAGAGTCTGTTACTCTTGGGGTGGCAACATATGTACTCACCGGCAATACCACATCGCCATGGTTGTATCTGGCAACAATATTGGGCGGATGCTTTCTGCTGTCGCCGTTCAACTATCGCTATTCAAGGATCATCTTGTTGTATTGGCTGTCGCCCAAAGTTCATTACCAACCCCAATTAGACACCGATGATCAGCCAAGCCACCTTTAA
- the cyoE gene encoding heme o synthase yields MKLSDFVKLVKFRLTFLVVFSASISFLIGSKVNGYINWENWAILIVGGFLVTSAANCFNEIIEKDLDRMMKRTSDRPLPAERMTTGQALVIGLFMGILGTYLLQKLNLLTGFLSVFSIILYAFAYTPLKRKSPIAVFVGAIPGALPPLIGYVAAHPQIDDIALILFGIQFVWQFPHFWAIAWVLDDDYKLAGFRLLPTGKRNLPSAVITFISTLILLPVSLLPWLYNHSGMYLAIVSAVFSLIFLYQAFNLMRTLEIKAARSLMFGSFLYLPVVQLMFLFDFIGK; encoded by the coding sequence ATGAAACTGAGCGATTTTGTAAAGCTGGTAAAATTCAGGCTCACTTTTTTGGTGGTCTTCTCCGCGTCTATATCATTCCTGATCGGCAGTAAGGTAAACGGCTATATCAATTGGGAAAATTGGGCGATATTGATAGTTGGGGGCTTTTTGGTAACATCTGCCGCCAATTGCTTTAACGAGATTATAGAAAAGGACCTGGACAGGATGATGAAGCGTACGTCTGACCGCCCATTGCCAGCCGAGCGTATGACCACGGGCCAGGCGCTTGTAATTGGGTTATTTATGGGAATTTTGGGTACTTACCTGTTACAAAAGCTAAACCTGCTTACAGGTTTCTTATCGGTATTCTCGATAATTCTTTACGCATTTGCCTATACGCCATTAAAAAGAAAATCACCGATTGCGGTTTTTGTTGGCGCAATACCTGGTGCATTGCCTCCACTTATTGGTTATGTAGCTGCGCATCCACAAATCGATGATATCGCGTTAATTTTGTTCGGCATACAATTCGTGTGGCAGTTTCCGCACTTTTGGGCTATTGCCTGGGTGTTGGATGATGATTATAAACTAGCCGGCTTTAGGTTACTGCCAACAGGCAAACGTAATTTACCAAGTGCTGTTATTACCTTTATAAGCACGCTGATATTGTTGCCGGTAAGTTTACTGCCGTGGCTTTACAACCATAGCGGCATGTATCTGGCTATTGTATCTGCGGTATTTAGCTTGATATTTTTATACCAAGCTTTTAACCTGATGCGCACTTTAGAAATTAAAGCGGCGCGTAGCTTAATGTTTGGATCATTTTTATACCTGCCGGTTGTGCAGTTAATGTTTTTATTTGATTTTATAGGGAAGTGA
- a CDS encoding cytochrome C oxidase subunit IV family protein encodes MSTEETSHAHDEHHGEHESMTKKKIWNVFWVLLLITTIEFIIALYLVPKGIIPLHFANPIYIILTLLKAFYIVAYFMHLKFEKIGLIYSIALPVIFIVGLILVLTNESHHWVDLR; translated from the coding sequence ATGTCAACCGAAGAAACTTCACACGCTCACGACGAACACCACGGTGAGCATGAATCAATGACCAAGAAAAAAATCTGGAATGTGTTCTGGGTGCTTTTGCTGATAACAACTATCGAGTTCATTATCGCGCTTTACCTTGTACCAAAAGGTATCATCCCGTTGCATTTTGCTAACCCGATATACATCATCTTGACGTTGCTTAAAGCTTTCTATATTGTGGCGTACTTTATGCACTTAAAGTTTGAAAAGATAGGCTTGATCTATTCAATTGCACTACCGGTTATATTTATCGTAGGTCTTATCCTGGTGCTTACAAATGAAAGCCACCACTGGGTAGATTTGAGATAG
- a CDS encoding quinol:cytochrome C oxidoreductase — MKTEYSFDNHYEFTGKIKTWSLVAIVIGVLGILYGFFADHGEMGIQRTFSNLLLCGYYFACVCICGVFFMAYQYAAQAGWSVAILRIPQALARTLPIAGLILIVIILAGLFTTHPEMIEGHEVKAPYLYAHWATKGLTDPSSKIYDAIITGKAPFLNIPFFLGTIIVLLFLYALFGRMLVRFSETEDQMGGMVNYEKSFKYSLIFLVIFGFTYPIFAFGGVMSLEAHWFSTMFGWYNLAALHVAGLSVITLILIYMYQSGYFQWIHVDHIHTLGKLMFGFSIFWTYVWFAQFFLTWYANMPEESVYFYKRWEPEYKWWFWLNIVLNFVSPLLLLMSRDAKRVLQRVKIVCIVLIIGHWLDYYLMIMPGTLKLPEGAKVPFGIEDFAIFVGFAGLFTFTALTALSKFKALVPAKHPFVDESLHHHI; from the coding sequence ATGAAAACTGAATATAGTTTTGACAACCATTACGAGTTTACAGGCAAGATAAAAACCTGGAGCTTGGTAGCAATTGTTATAGGTGTCTTAGGCATTTTATATGGGTTCTTTGCCGATCACGGCGAGATGGGCATTCAGCGTACCTTTTCTAATCTGTTGCTTTGCGGTTATTACTTTGCCTGCGTTTGTATTTGCGGTGTGTTTTTTATGGCGTACCAATACGCGGCACAAGCGGGCTGGTCTGTAGCAATTTTGCGTATACCACAAGCTTTGGCACGTACACTGCCAATTGCAGGCTTAATATTAATAGTGATCATCCTTGCGGGTTTATTTACTACCCATCCCGAGATGATTGAAGGCCATGAAGTAAAAGCCCCTTATTTGTATGCGCACTGGGCCACTAAGGGTTTGACCGACCCTTCAAGCAAGATCTATGATGCTATCATCACAGGTAAAGCACCTTTCCTTAACATTCCGTTCTTTTTAGGTACTATCATTGTTTTACTATTCTTATACGCGTTATTTGGCCGTATGCTGGTTAGGTTTTCTGAAACAGAAGATCAAATGGGCGGAATGGTTAACTACGAGAAAAGCTTTAAGTATTCATTGATATTCCTGGTAATCTTTGGCTTTACATACCCGATCTTCGCATTTGGTGGTGTAATGTCTTTAGAAGCGCACTGGTTCTCTACCATGTTTGGCTGGTATAACCTGGCTGCCTTACACGTAGCAGGTTTATCTGTGATCACCTTGATATTAATCTATATGTATCAGAGCGGTTATTTCCAATGGATACATGTAGACCACATTCATACATTGGGTAAACTGATGTTTGGTTTCTCTATCTTCTGGACATACGTTTGGTTTGCACAGTTCTTCTTAACCTGGTATGCCAACATGCCGGAGGAGTCTGTGTATTTCTACAAACGCTGGGAGCCCGAATATAAATGGTGGTTCTGGTTAAACATTGTGTTAAACTTTGTGTCGCCATTGTTATTATTAATGTCGCGCGACGCTAAAAGGGTATTACAACGCGTTAAAATTGTATGTATTGTGTTGATCATCGGCCACTGGTTAGACTACTACCTAATGATCATGCCGGGTACATTAAAATTGCCTGAAGGGGCTAAAGTTCCTTTTGGTATAGAAGACTTTGCCATCTTCGTCGGTTTTGCAGGCTTATTCACCTTTACCGCACTTACAGCCTTAAGTAAATTTAAAGCGTTAGTGCCGGCTAAACACCCGTTTGTAGACGAGAGCCTTCATCATCACATTTAA
- a CDS encoding cytochrome c oxidase subunit 3, whose translation MAQVHQNTDRLNLAPKKFNMWIFLFTSFMLFMAFTSGFIVYAGGSKSHQLNLQLPRIFLYNTLVIVASSLTLFMASRAAKRLQFEKQRLFLWATIGLGVAFFVLQVFAWNELINMHAYLINPNASISFVYIMTGVHLLHILAGLVLLSISLRKSYRSTPQVMNIFSMDMSSIFWHFVDIVWIYLYVFLLLNQH comes from the coding sequence ATGGCACAAGTGCACCAAAATACAGACCGCCTTAACCTGGCACCCAAGAAGTTTAACATGTGGATATTCCTGTTCACATCGTTTATGCTTTTTATGGCCTTTACCAGCGGTTTTATAGTTTACGCGGGCGGCAGTAAAAGCCACCAATTGAACCTGCAACTACCGAGAATATTCTTATATAATACTTTGGTGATAGTGGCCAGCAGCTTAACCCTGTTTATGGCAAGCCGGGCGGCCAAACGTTTGCAGTTTGAAAAGCAGCGCCTTTTTTTATGGGCGACGATTGGATTGGGGGTTGCCTTCTTTGTTCTACAAGTGTTTGCATGGAATGAGCTGATCAATATGCACGCGTACCTCATCAATCCTAACGCGTCTATAAGCTTTGTTTATATTATGACCGGTGTACATTTGCTACACATTTTGGCTGGTTTGGTGTTGTTAAGCATCAGCCTGCGAAAAAGTTACCGCAGTACACCACAGGTGATGAATATCTTCAGTATGGACATGTCATCAATATTTTGGCATTTTGTTGATATTGTATGGATTTATCTCTACGTTTTTTTACTTTTGAACCAACATTAA
- a CDS encoding COX15/CtaA family protein: MSIASRRTKFRKVNVAAIASLFLVILAGGVVRSSGSGMGCPDWPKCFGRYIPPTDASQLPKDYKEKYIGRRVKKNTHFAKLLDALGYNQLADRIRRDRSVLLVEDFNAANTWTEYVNRLVGVVAGFLLIAAVVYSFSYRGAENTIPLLSVVNLVLIGVQGWLGSVVVSTNLTSWIVTVHMLLALAILAIAIYTYYLAKNFDRNRGGIAGGLFFLGILSLVVSIIQIVAGTNLREEIDAVSAHSEGLRNDWVSEVGNALSDHRNIAIAVVLINVALFILVRKNYNRHSLQQQLMSLTFLLIMLQIVTGIIMSYWMLPAFAQAAHITLASLVFGAQFYLLLNLTKQGTLQGRAA; this comes from the coding sequence ATGAGCATAGCGTCGCGCCGTACCAAATTCAGGAAAGTAAACGTTGCAGCAATTGCATCGCTTTTTCTGGTGATTTTGGCCGGGGGTGTGGTGCGCAGTTCAGGTTCTGGTATGGGCTGCCCCGACTGGCCTAAGTGTTTCGGTAGATATATCCCGCCGACAGATGCTTCACAATTGCCTAAAGATTACAAAGAAAAATACATCGGCCGCAGGGTAAAAAAGAACACGCATTTCGCAAAGTTGCTCGATGCTTTAGGATACAATCAGTTGGCAGACCGCATACGTCGCGACCGCTCCGTTTTATTGGTTGAAGATTTTAATGCCGCCAATACATGGACAGAATATGTTAACCGCCTGGTTGGGGTTGTTGCAGGTTTCCTGCTGATTGCGGCTGTTGTTTATTCTTTTAGTTATCGTGGCGCTGAGAATACCATCCCGCTTTTAAGTGTTGTCAATTTAGTATTAATTGGTGTTCAGGGCTGGCTTGGGTCAGTTGTGGTATCTACTAATTTGACCAGTTGGATTGTAACAGTCCATATGTTACTCGCTTTAGCTATTCTTGCTATCGCGATCTACACTTATTACCTGGCAAAAAATTTCGATCGTAACCGCGGCGGTATTGCAGGCGGCTTATTTTTCCTTGGTATTTTAAGCTTGGTTGTAAGCATTATACAAATTGTTGCCGGTACAAACCTTCGCGAAGAAATAGATGCTGTATCCGCCCATTCTGAAGGGTTACGCAACGACTGGGTAAGTGAAGTAGGTAATGCGCTGTCAGACCACCGCAACATCGCGATAGCTGTGGTGCTCATTAATGTAGCCCTGTTTATACTGGTGCGTAAAAACTATAACCGCCATTCCTTGCAGCAGCAACTGATGAGCCTTACTTTTCTGCTAATTATGCTGCAGATCGTCACCGGTATAATCATGTCTTACTGGATGCTGCCTGCCTTTGCACAAGCTGCACATATCACTTTAGCCAGCCTGGTGTTTGGCGCTCAATTTTATTTATTATTGAATTTAACTAAGCAGGGCACCCTGCAGGGGAGGGCTGCATGA
- a CDS encoding cytochrome c oxidase subunit 3, protein MSTTTVSQIDQVKTTPWAGGRSPFATEYGKIMMWFFLLSDAFTFSSLLISYGALRFSANSWPAADLVFQSVPFLIEHGAPLVFVGIMTFILIMSSVTMVLGVEAGHRGARKEVAMWMVLTIIGGFMFLGCQALEWTHLHHDGFWWGRTPTDLKEYFHEGAPLSRTYTQQFANLFFTITGFHGFHVFSGVIINIIILINVLKGTYEKRGSYLMIEKVGLYWHFVDLVWVFVFTFFYLV, encoded by the coding sequence ATGAGTACAACTACAGTATCACAAATAGACCAGGTTAAAACCACTCCGTGGGCTGGTGGCCGCTCGCCATTTGCTACAGAGTACGGAAAGATCATGATGTGGTTTTTCCTGTTATCAGACGCGTTTACATTCTCATCGCTGCTTATATCTTACGGCGCGTTACGCTTTAGTGCAAACAGCTGGCCTGCTGCAGATCTGGTGTTTCAATCTGTTCCTTTTCTGATAGAACATGGGGCTCCCCTGGTATTCGTAGGTATCATGACTTTTATCCTCATCATGAGTTCTGTAACCATGGTTTTGGGTGTAGAGGCAGGTCACCGCGGAGCCAGAAAAGAAGTAGCCATGTGGATGGTATTGACCATTATAGGTGGTTTTATGTTCCTGGGCTGCCAAGCATTAGAGTGGACGCACTTACACCATGATGGTTTCTGGTGGGGACGCACGCCTACGGATTTGAAAGAGTATTTCCACGAAGGTGCGCCCCTTTCAAGGACTTATACCCAGCAATTCGCTAACCTTTTTTTCACCATTACAGGTTTTCACGGTTTCCACGTATTTAGCGGTGTGATTATCAATATTATCATTCTAATCAACGTTTTGAAAGGAACTTATGAGAAACGCGGAAGCTATTTGATGATTGAAAAAGTTGGCCTTTACTGGCACTTTGTAGACCTTGTTTGGGTATTCGTATTTACATTCTTCTATTTAGTTTAA